A single Streptomyces sp. Edi2 DNA region contains:
- a CDS encoding AAA family ATPase, translating to MQFTVVERGERQPKDLRSHALLVRDRWNDFGFVTMFHLVIYDEAGRRHGIGEVKIGEFGMQGGQEQTLKRPGRMVRVPGEFEELGERHFSLGQDDSYYERLRQLGDVVRVPVLSALKDMAFRESIFDRAQHEQVTRESLMRFLKPSAVEEQFRRIAQGGARVSGFEVAYEAPVPVGGGGKSLVLQFGVMPNSRPSTNIHVLIGRNSVGKSFLLNSLARAVANHEADQREVGRIVESARGARSSFANLVSVTFSAFDEFPLISEDEVAISYAYVGLKIPSTSSRQPRVKTPSQLMGDFADSVEACLTGERADRWANALRTLQYASIGFLDERWVEEFQSTQSASARRRKARQLFASLSSGHKVVLLTMTRLVEHVTERSLVVIDEPESHLHPPLLAAFIRALSDLLTDRNGLAVLATHSPVVLQEVPASCVWKLRRYGNQLVADQPTVETFGENVGVLTHEVFGLEVTDSGFHRDLKAAVRQGLSYENVLGRFDGQLGGEAKAIVRSLITIRDSDEVEGQV from the coding sequence GTGCAGTTCACAGTTGTGGAACGGGGCGAGCGGCAACCGAAGGACCTGCGGTCGCACGCGCTGCTTGTACGAGACCGGTGGAACGACTTCGGCTTCGTGACCATGTTCCATCTAGTGATCTACGACGAGGCCGGCCGTCGGCACGGGATTGGTGAGGTGAAGATCGGCGAGTTCGGGATGCAGGGAGGGCAGGAGCAGACGCTGAAGCGCCCCGGCCGCATGGTGCGAGTACCTGGAGAGTTCGAAGAGCTCGGGGAACGTCACTTTTCCCTGGGGCAAGACGACTCGTACTATGAGCGCCTGCGGCAGCTTGGAGATGTTGTTCGTGTTCCGGTGCTGTCCGCTTTGAAGGACATGGCCTTCAGGGAGAGCATCTTCGATCGTGCACAGCACGAGCAAGTAACGCGCGAGTCCCTCATGCGTTTCTTGAAGCCGAGTGCAGTCGAGGAGCAATTCCGCCGAATTGCCCAGGGGGGTGCCCGAGTCTCAGGCTTCGAGGTGGCATACGAGGCGCCTGTTCCTGTGGGAGGTGGAGGCAAGTCGCTGGTCCTGCAGTTCGGCGTGATGCCGAACTCGCGGCCTTCCACGAACATCCATGTGTTGATCGGCCGCAACAGCGTCGGCAAGTCCTTCTTGCTGAATAGTCTGGCCCGGGCTGTCGCCAATCACGAAGCTGATCAGCGCGAGGTGGGTCGCATTGTCGAGAGCGCGCGGGGCGCCCGCAGTTCCTTCGCGAATCTGGTTAGCGTGACTTTCAGTGCCTTCGATGAGTTCCCGCTCATCAGCGAGGACGAGGTCGCCATCTCCTACGCCTATGTCGGGCTAAAAATTCCTTCAACTAGCTCTCGCCAGCCGCGCGTCAAGACTCCCAGCCAGCTAATGGGCGACTTCGCAGATAGCGTGGAGGCTTGTTTGACTGGGGAGCGCGCAGACCGATGGGCCAATGCTCTGCGGACCTTGCAGTATGCGAGCATTGGCTTCCTCGACGAGCGCTGGGTGGAGGAATTCCAGTCCACGCAGAGCGCGAGCGCCCGCCGACGCAAGGCTCGGCAGCTGTTCGCAAGTCTCAGCTCGGGGCACAAGGTTGTCTTGCTGACGATGACCCGTCTCGTGGAACACGTCACTGAGCGGTCGCTGGTCGTTATAGACGAGCCTGAGTCCCATCTGCACCCGCCCCTGCTGGCTGCATTCATCCGCGCTCTTTCTGATCTGCTCACCGACCGTAATGGGCTGGCGGTCCTTGCCACCCACTCGCCCGTCGTCCTCCAGGAGGTTCCCGCGTCGTGCGTGTGGAAGCTGCGGCGCTACGGAAACCAGTTGGTCGCCGACCAGCCGACTGTCGAGACGTTTGGTGAAAACGTCGGAGTCCTCACCCACGAGGTGTTCGGGCTTGAGGTGACGGACTCTGGATTTCACCGTGACCTGAAGGCTGCTGTGCGGCAGGGGCTTTCGTACGAGAACGTACTTGGGCGTTTCGACGGGCAGTTGGGCGGCGAGGCGAAGGCCATCGTCCGGTCTCTCATCACTATCCGGGATTCAGACGAGGTGGAGGGTCAGGTCTGA
- a CDS encoding helicase-related protein, with amino-acid sequence MSDVGERAKNRLIMLDGHFAHPVRVEHVESIGAGVFLVRVRHSNGAPDETQVLESELEAALARVAPKSELVNARDLFLWVESQRIKHAFAHDPLFAVSMSGVRGLPHQIEAVYRHMLPQPRLRFVLADDPGAGKTIMAGLLLKELKLRGAVERILILSPAPLTTQWQDELLEKFDEQFEIVSSEQVRNQVGQSPWGRFPQVISSIDFTKRDDVRNELLRAQWDLVIVDEAHKASAFTKRGKDERIVKTKRYVVVEGVAQQADRLLLLTATPHSGDEDRFTRFLGLLDPDQFSTPDLVKKQISNDGNPYFLRRQKEDLVDEQNNALFVARHVYTQPFQLSQAEYELYQDVTAYVNTYLGSRGGARGNAVALARTVLQRRLASSLGAIRSSLAKRADRLSDLVDELTTMTNADQKRRLASLGRMPADSDFEDDNEAASDDIDEFVDDALATEVSSADQISQLRTEVRELRKLVAHADRVRAQGDERKLVALRECLARAEFDELRDGRGKLLIFTEHRDTLDYLEENLRRQGYSVCTIHGGHPPAERKRIQHDFRQNKQICIATEAAGEGINLQFCHLMINYDLPWNPVRLEQRMGRVHRIGQIADCRIFNFCATNTIEGQLLASLHARLEAMRADLQGRVYDVIGELLTINGIDFERLVKETLANPTRANRHAAAAAINGLNADKLKEYEQATGIALARKYVDIDWVRGQNFLSEERRLMPEYAEAFFLRAANRQQLRVERRADQLLRVEHVPVALRSETLMAVKHRGRPDTEYRKLTFRKEERDRVENEDAVLCSPGHPLFAALTEALERDLAADNVPQGAAAFVDPGTRVPYFVHLFAYEVVGEDVHGAPELAYAEVVAVIEDRDGLHRGPADVLHTLTPAPPDEVRKAASLAPEQIKAATDWLRVQVQLPRTGAERHSRLDQAKLRASYLGEAMDAQKQRLESRWEAYDVKVAAGDDSYRLQRDNAARQIKELKHRRLSKLESLNRLGVVRSGKVTHLGSASVVPPSAPEHPDVDVMRPNSKEVEDAAVAVAMAFEVEQGWEPEYLGHLMDGSGFDIRSTRTLPDGSTQVRRIEVKGRSAAAGDVGLYRTEWYAAQRWAAGFWLYVVYSATTSPVLMRVQDPYHTLPNVSEIRQVTGYRVPGASIRAHAVVEARAAEREEQSARQQ; translated from the coding sequence TGCGCGGGACCTCTTTCTGTGGGTGGAGTCTCAGCGTATTAAGCATGCCTTTGCCCACGATCCGCTGTTTGCTGTTTCGATGAGCGGTGTCCGCGGCCTTCCTCATCAAATCGAGGCCGTCTATAGACACATGCTACCGCAGCCCAGGTTGCGCTTTGTCCTCGCAGATGACCCCGGCGCCGGTAAGACGATTATGGCCGGGCTTCTGCTGAAGGAATTGAAACTCCGCGGTGCGGTCGAGCGAATCCTGATCCTTAGCCCTGCTCCACTTACCACACAATGGCAAGATGAATTGCTCGAAAAATTTGATGAGCAGTTTGAGATTGTGTCCAGTGAGCAGGTTCGCAATCAGGTCGGACAGAGCCCCTGGGGCAGATTCCCGCAGGTCATCAGTAGTATTGATTTCACCAAGAGAGATGACGTACGCAACGAGCTGCTCCGTGCACAATGGGACTTGGTCATTGTTGATGAGGCCCACAAGGCGTCGGCCTTTACGAAGCGGGGCAAGGATGAACGAATAGTTAAGACCAAGCGATACGTTGTGGTGGAGGGTGTGGCCCAGCAAGCCGATCGGCTGCTGCTGCTCACGGCTACACCGCACTCTGGCGACGAGGATAGGTTCACACGATTCTTGGGTTTACTCGACCCTGACCAGTTCTCAACGCCCGACCTGGTGAAGAAGCAGATTTCGAACGATGGAAATCCGTATTTTCTGCGGCGCCAGAAGGAAGACCTTGTGGATGAGCAGAATAATGCGCTGTTCGTCGCGCGGCATGTCTACACGCAGCCATTCCAGCTCTCGCAGGCTGAGTACGAGCTGTACCAGGACGTCACTGCCTACGTGAACACCTATCTGGGTTCGCGTGGAGGCGCGCGGGGTAACGCCGTGGCTCTCGCGCGGACTGTGCTGCAGCGCCGTCTCGCTTCAAGTCTGGGGGCGATAAGATCTTCCTTGGCTAAGCGAGCCGATCGCTTGAGTGATCTGGTTGATGAACTGACCACAATGACCAATGCTGATCAGAAGCGGCGGTTGGCCTCGCTCGGGCGCATGCCAGCGGATTCAGACTTTGAAGACGATAATGAGGCAGCGTCCGACGATATCGACGAGTTCGTCGATGACGCCCTGGCTACCGAAGTCAGCAGTGCAGATCAGATTTCCCAGCTGCGGACGGAAGTGCGCGAACTCCGGAAGCTGGTCGCCCACGCCGACCGAGTCCGAGCTCAGGGCGACGAACGCAAGCTCGTGGCCCTCCGCGAGTGCTTGGCCAGGGCAGAGTTCGACGAACTAAGGGACGGCCGGGGGAAGCTCCTCATCTTCACCGAGCACCGCGACACCCTGGACTACCTGGAAGAGAACCTCCGTCGACAGGGCTACTCGGTCTGCACTATTCATGGCGGTCACCCTCCCGCGGAGCGCAAGAGAATCCAGCACGACTTCCGGCAGAACAAGCAGATTTGCATCGCCACCGAGGCGGCCGGCGAAGGCATCAACCTCCAATTCTGCCACCTGATGATCAACTATGACCTTCCTTGGAACCCTGTGCGCCTGGAGCAACGCATGGGGCGAGTACATCGCATCGGCCAGATCGCGGACTGTCGGATCTTCAACTTCTGCGCCACCAACACGATCGAAGGCCAGTTGTTGGCTAGCCTTCATGCCCGTCTGGAAGCGATGCGGGCCGACCTCCAGGGTCGCGTCTATGACGTGATCGGCGAGCTCCTTACCATCAACGGCATTGACTTCGAGCGGTTGGTAAAGGAAACCCTGGCCAATCCCACCCGGGCAAACCGGCACGCAGCCGCCGCGGCCATCAATGGACTCAACGCGGACAAGCTGAAGGAGTATGAGCAGGCCACGGGTATCGCCCTGGCAAGGAAGTACGTAGACATCGACTGGGTGCGTGGCCAGAACTTCCTCTCCGAAGAACGTCGGCTCATGCCGGAGTACGCAGAGGCGTTCTTCCTGCGTGCTGCGAATCGTCAGCAGCTTCGCGTCGAGCGCCGCGCCGATCAGCTGCTCCGCGTTGAACATGTCCCTGTTGCTCTGCGCAGCGAGACGCTCATGGCAGTCAAGCACCGGGGGCGTCCCGACACCGAGTACCGCAAGCTCACCTTCAGGAAGGAGGAGCGCGACCGCGTAGAGAACGAGGATGCAGTGCTGTGCTCTCCCGGCCATCCGCTGTTCGCGGCGCTAACTGAGGCCCTGGAGCGGGACCTTGCTGCGGACAACGTCCCCCAGGGTGCCGCAGCGTTTGTAGACCCAGGTACTCGTGTCCCCTATTTCGTCCACCTCTTCGCCTATGAGGTGGTGGGTGAGGACGTCCACGGTGCCCCCGAACTCGCGTACGCAGAGGTCGTCGCGGTGATAGAGGACAGAGACGGTCTCCACCGAGGGCCGGCAGATGTACTACATACGCTCACGCCTGCGCCCCCTGACGAAGTGCGGAAGGCGGCGTCTCTTGCTCCCGAGCAGATCAAGGCCGCCACCGACTGGTTGCGCGTTCAGGTCCAGCTCCCGCGGACTGGGGCGGAGCGACACAGTCGACTTGATCAAGCCAAACTTCGGGCCTCCTACCTTGGGGAGGCGATGGATGCGCAGAAGCAGCGTTTGGAGAGCCGATGGGAGGCGTACGACGTCAAGGTCGCTGCTGGGGACGACTCGTACAGGCTCCAACGGGACAACGCAGCTCGGCAGATCAAGGAACTGAAGCATCGGCGGTTGTCCAAGTTGGAGTCCCTCAACCGCCTCGGCGTGGTGCGCTCAGGGAAGGTCACGCACCTCGGCTCTGCCTCTGTAGTGCCCCCCAGCGCGCCAGAGCATCCTGACGTCGACGTCATGCGCCCCAACAGCAAGGAAGTTGAGGACGCTGCGGTTGCGGTCGCGATGGCTTTCGAGGTGGAGCAGGGATGGGAACCGGAATACCTCGGACACCTGATGGACGGCAGCGGCTTCGACATTCGCTCGACACGGACGCTTCCCGACGGCAGCACGCAGGTGCGTCGGATCGAGGTGAAGGGCCGCAGCGCTGCCGCGGGCGATGTGGGCCTGTACCGGACCGAGTGGTACGCGGCCCAGCGATGGGCGGCGGGATTTTGGCTGTATGTCGTCTACAGCGCGACGACGAGCCCTGTACTGATGAGGGTGCAAGACCCCTACCACACGCTGCCCAACGTGTCAGAGATCCGGCAGGTTACCGGCTATCGCGTACCGGGAGCTAGCATCCGAGCTCACGCGGTTGTAGAGGCAAGAGCTGCGGAGCGAGAGGAACAGAGTGCGCGACAGCAGTGA
- a CDS encoding DUF1156 domain-containing protein, producing the protein MRDSSDKRLIEDVIPIDVISRTSASEKVGGRVGHPASLHLWWARRPLAASRAAVYAALAPAEGRTRTLEQESDFFDALCTWGGNDQAIRTARSEVLAASPDGPPKVVDLFSGGGAIPLEALRLGCQVTANELNPVAHLIERMLLEFPQSYPGLADDVRKWGQTWLDSAWSDLAPFYPPVDGGTGQQAFHADDETEQRLPLAYLWTRTVRCPNPATPEHDAHLVRQTWLGRKKNRLVALKPVVDRKSLSLRYEVVQAATEADLGFDPAEGSRGGEVACRICGATVTGQYVKAEARAGRMGTAPLAALAAKPNRRGRDYLAVGDYELPDDAQCQKALEKLKDELKVDPLNEPLPGTMRITGGTCMVYGFSQYSDLFTPRQLLALSTLAAGIRTVYDKACAEDMDPGRAAAMATAFAMALNRVADRLSNLCRLDTKNEGGTNTFARQALPMVWDFYEANPFAGASGDVRKYLKETADLIERQSSLPNAATCVRGSAASLPLPDDSQDAVITDPPYYDNISYADLSDFFYVWLKRSVGFLYPTHLGGELTPKKKEAVVAAYRHAGNKEEARRHYEDLMERAFTEAHRVLKPGAPLVCVYAHKTTSGWSSLVESLRNAGFTITEAWPLDTEMPERAVGRGTASLASSIFLVARKRRPDAGVGSEADVMAELDQIIAERRTRLEKLGITGADLVIATVGAGLRALTRYERVEQDNGELLPAETFLEMVQSRVLDEIVEGLAGTDPVTRYYLAAQFSYGYAAVPFDEANNLARMAGANLDGSGGLTAGPNPLVSKVKSTVVLRDFEERGDDPRLGEPNTEASGTLPLYEIESSVAPPLIDVAHAVLWRAEHRPAAIPSYLLSVNVDVDAVRQVIQTLAGRALRSSSSESRSREASAAERLLASWRTITGERGLV; encoded by the coding sequence GTGCGCGACAGCAGTGACAAGCGGCTGATCGAAGACGTCATACCGATCGACGTCATCAGCCGCACCAGCGCCAGCGAGAAGGTGGGCGGCCGGGTCGGCCACCCTGCGTCGCTCCATCTTTGGTGGGCTCGCCGACCGCTCGCGGCCTCCCGCGCCGCTGTCTACGCTGCCCTGGCGCCAGCGGAAGGGCGCACGCGCACGCTGGAGCAGGAATCGGACTTCTTCGATGCGCTGTGCACATGGGGCGGCAACGACCAAGCCATCCGTACAGCGCGAAGCGAGGTTCTCGCTGCAAGCCCTGACGGCCCGCCAAAGGTTGTCGACCTCTTCTCAGGCGGGGGCGCAATACCGCTAGAGGCGCTGCGGCTGGGATGCCAGGTCACAGCCAATGAACTGAACCCGGTGGCTCACCTCATCGAGCGCATGCTCTTGGAGTTTCCGCAGAGCTACCCCGGGCTCGCCGACGACGTACGCAAGTGGGGCCAGACCTGGCTCGACTCAGCCTGGAGTGACCTGGCTCCTTTCTATCCGCCTGTCGACGGCGGCACGGGCCAGCAGGCGTTCCACGCCGACGACGAGACTGAGCAACGTCTTCCCCTGGCGTACCTGTGGACACGCACGGTGCGTTGCCCTAACCCTGCCACCCCCGAACACGACGCCCACCTTGTGCGCCAGACCTGGCTCGGCCGGAAGAAGAACCGGCTCGTCGCCCTCAAGCCCGTGGTCGACCGGAAGTCGCTGTCGCTGCGCTATGAGGTGGTTCAGGCAGCGACCGAGGCCGATCTCGGGTTCGACCCTGCCGAAGGATCCCGGGGCGGTGAAGTGGCGTGCCGTATCTGCGGTGCCACGGTCACGGGCCAGTACGTCAAAGCGGAAGCCCGCGCCGGCCGTATGGGGACAGCGCCCCTTGCGGCCCTCGCAGCCAAGCCAAACCGCCGTGGACGCGACTACCTTGCTGTTGGCGACTATGAGCTCCCGGATGACGCGCAGTGCCAGAAGGCCCTTGAGAAGCTGAAGGACGAGCTGAAGGTCGATCCGCTCAATGAGCCCCTTCCCGGCACCATGCGCATTACCGGCGGAACGTGCATGGTCTACGGGTTCTCTCAGTACAGCGACCTGTTCACGCCACGACAGTTGCTCGCGCTGAGCACCCTGGCTGCTGGCATTCGTACCGTGTACGACAAGGCATGCGCCGAGGACATGGATCCCGGACGTGCGGCTGCTATGGCTACCGCGTTCGCCATGGCTTTGAACAGGGTCGCAGACCGGCTGTCGAACCTGTGCCGCCTTGACACGAAGAATGAGGGCGGAACGAATACTTTCGCCCGTCAGGCGCTGCCGATGGTGTGGGACTTTTATGAGGCTAACCCGTTCGCAGGGGCCTCTGGGGATGTGCGTAAGTACCTCAAGGAGACCGCTGACCTCATCGAGAGGCAGTCGAGTCTCCCGAATGCTGCTACCTGCGTGCGAGGGTCCGCCGCTTCTCTTCCACTTCCTGACGACTCGCAGGACGCGGTCATCACGGACCCGCCCTACTACGACAACATCTCGTACGCGGACCTCTCTGACTTCTTCTACGTGTGGCTGAAGCGGTCGGTCGGATTCCTCTACCCCACGCACCTTGGTGGAGAGCTGACGCCGAAGAAGAAGGAGGCAGTAGTCGCTGCCTACCGTCATGCCGGCAACAAGGAGGAGGCACGCCGGCATTACGAAGACCTCATGGAGCGTGCGTTCACCGAAGCCCATCGGGTGCTCAAGCCAGGTGCACCGCTCGTCTGTGTCTACGCGCACAAGACCACCTCGGGGTGGTCCAGCCTGGTCGAATCCCTCAGGAACGCAGGCTTCACCATAACCGAGGCATGGCCCCTGGACACCGAGATGCCGGAGAGAGCTGTCGGCCGAGGTACAGCCAGCCTGGCTTCCTCCATCTTTCTCGTCGCACGCAAGCGCAGACCCGACGCCGGAGTGGGCAGCGAGGCCGACGTCATGGCTGAGCTCGACCAGATCATCGCGGAACGCCGCACGCGCCTGGAGAAGCTCGGCATCACAGGAGCAGACCTGGTCATTGCCACCGTCGGGGCTGGCCTCCGCGCCTTGACCCGGTACGAGCGTGTCGAGCAGGACAACGGCGAGCTGCTGCCCGCCGAGACGTTCCTGGAGATGGTCCAGAGCCGGGTCCTCGACGAGATCGTCGAGGGCTTGGCCGGCACGGACCCCGTCACCCGCTACTACCTGGCGGCTCAGTTCTCGTACGGGTACGCAGCCGTTCCGTTCGACGAGGCCAACAACCTTGCTCGGATGGCCGGAGCCAACCTCGACGGATCCGGTGGCCTGACGGCTGGCCCCAATCCGCTCGTTTCCAAGGTCAAATCCACCGTTGTTCTCAGAGACTTCGAAGAACGCGGGGACGATCCGCGCCTGGGCGAGCCGAACACCGAAGCCAGTGGGACACTGCCGCTCTACGAGATCGAGTCGTCAGTCGCGCCGCCCCTCATTGACGTTGCCCATGCTGTCCTTTGGCGCGCCGAGCACCGTCCAGCTGCGATTCCCTCCTACCTGTTGTCGGTGAACGTCGACGTCGACGCCGTTCGCCAGGTAATCCAGACCTTGGCAGGCCGGGCCTTGCGTTCCAGCTCTAGCGAGTCGAGGAGCCGAGAGGCGAGCGCAGCGGAGCGTCTGCTGGCGTCGTGGAGGACGATCACCGGGGAACGAGGACTGGTCTGA
- a CDS encoding DUF499 domain-containing protein yields MSSSYRLSSWTEVARPHEDVAAGVLDMGTYAANLSGVFRGRKGISPVYADAGRFYQATYLTEKMRELLTDVVSVLAGGTGSHVLQLRTPFGGGKTHSLVALLHLVRNRAASLAACPELKDIADPGDVRVAVLSGEELDALTPMTATGIETHTLWGEFAAQLGRYELVKQHDLAGAAPGGDVLRQVIGDSPTLILLDEVLIYVEKAMVVSKGESNAGRQAMLFLQSLTEVVSAQPNAAMVYSLQASVGEAVGAEGLLSDLDKLVARVDAKREPVAGDEVLRVVQRRLFAELGDETVHQEVARSYSDLLRKQLLATAETGDARREADAAADSLEGRILAAYPFHPELLDLMYHRWGSLVSYQRTRGALQFLAAVVHALWRSGAQSPLVGPGDVDFSDESTRGAFFSQVGERERYASVLASDVTSDGAGCATVDRTLGADSPMLAQLRIGTRVASAIMLYSFGAREGEDRGVLETDLVRSVLVPGLTRNVVVSALRDLREEELYLHYTGRRYRFEPTPNLTKLVRDEGTKLSSKEVLAEVRGDLEKQLQGNKGVALWPEAPGGIADERPFFTVAYLHPDWSEDRDPQAKFIEQVGKGSPRRYRNGLALVLPDKGQFDLARHAVRLRLAAETLLAKARQYNFGPEQIEELREKAGNARRDGSAAISAAYSTVTIPTRSRAGDTPYVLESADLRTMLAAGRALHERVVEALSQRVFSSITPAKLVALAGLGPDRKAVTCGDLVDWFYSYYDFTKLWGKKAIASAIAKAVSESELGYVVGVIREDAEIAPRDARQVRFGDRLPADEIDLSDDAAILWRDYAQKYVQAAAEPTAQQPESRAEARPQPTPSAQPAKPQGGTQGGGGPATGVQSDVVRVADVRATIERSGVFNLNRALSWLRGEVGPVRIEISIHAEGEFDRGSFRNGFLEPLEEATEDLDINTQ; encoded by the coding sequence GTGAGTTCGAGCTATCGGCTGTCGTCCTGGACAGAGGTCGCACGTCCGCACGAGGATGTGGCGGCTGGCGTCCTCGACATGGGGACGTACGCAGCCAACCTCTCCGGGGTCTTCCGAGGCCGGAAAGGTATCTCACCCGTCTACGCAGATGCCGGTAGGTTCTATCAGGCGACGTACCTCACCGAGAAGATGCGAGAGCTGCTCACGGACGTCGTGAGTGTTCTGGCCGGAGGAACCGGCTCTCACGTGTTGCAGCTCCGGACCCCCTTCGGTGGCGGTAAGACCCACAGCCTTGTCGCGCTCCTCCACTTGGTTCGCAACCGTGCCGCCTCCCTGGCTGCTTGTCCCGAGTTGAAGGACATTGCTGACCCGGGGGACGTGCGGGTCGCTGTGTTGTCTGGTGAGGAACTGGACGCGCTCACTCCGATGACGGCCACGGGAATCGAGACGCACACCCTGTGGGGAGAGTTCGCAGCGCAACTCGGGCGCTACGAACTCGTGAAACAGCACGATCTCGCTGGTGCCGCCCCGGGCGGCGATGTGCTGCGGCAGGTTATTGGTGACAGCCCGACCCTCATCCTCCTTGACGAAGTCTTGATCTATGTCGAGAAGGCCATGGTCGTTTCGAAGGGAGAATCGAACGCTGGCCGTCAAGCCATGCTGTTCCTTCAGTCCCTGACAGAAGTGGTCAGCGCACAGCCCAATGCAGCCATGGTCTACAGCCTTCAGGCCAGCGTCGGTGAGGCCGTGGGTGCCGAGGGGCTTCTCAGCGACTTGGACAAGCTCGTCGCGAGAGTGGATGCCAAGCGCGAGCCTGTCGCTGGCGACGAGGTGCTCCGCGTTGTGCAGCGGCGGCTCTTCGCGGAACTCGGCGACGAGACCGTCCATCAGGAGGTCGCACGCTCCTATTCCGACCTGCTTCGGAAACAGCTACTGGCTACAGCGGAAACTGGTGACGCGCGACGAGAAGCCGATGCAGCGGCCGACTCCCTGGAGGGGCGGATCCTGGCTGCGTATCCCTTCCACCCCGAACTGCTGGACCTCATGTACCACCGATGGGGGTCTCTGGTCTCGTACCAACGCACCCGCGGTGCCCTGCAGTTCCTGGCAGCAGTCGTCCATGCCCTGTGGCGGTCGGGGGCGCAAAGCCCACTTGTAGGCCCCGGCGATGTTGACTTCAGCGATGAGTCAACTCGTGGTGCATTCTTCTCCCAGGTCGGTGAACGGGAGCGATACGCATCGGTTCTGGCCAGCGATGTGACGTCGGACGGTGCGGGATGCGCGACCGTAGACCGGACCCTCGGGGCAGATAGCCCGATGCTCGCGCAGCTCCGAATAGGAACTCGTGTGGCCTCCGCCATCATGCTGTACAGCTTCGGGGCGCGTGAGGGCGAAGACCGAGGTGTCCTCGAAACGGATCTCGTCCGAAGCGTCCTGGTTCCCGGGTTGACTCGAAACGTGGTCGTTTCCGCGTTGCGCGACCTTCGTGAGGAGGAGCTCTACCTCCACTACACGGGACGCCGGTACCGCTTCGAGCCAACTCCCAACCTGACGAAACTCGTACGCGACGAGGGCACCAAGCTCAGCTCCAAAGAAGTGCTCGCCGAGGTTCGAGGCGACCTTGAGAAGCAACTGCAGGGCAACAAGGGAGTGGCTCTGTGGCCAGAAGCACCGGGCGGCATCGCTGACGAACGGCCCTTCTTCACAGTTGCCTACCTGCATCCGGACTGGTCCGAAGACCGTGATCCTCAAGCAAAGTTCATTGAACAGGTAGGCAAGGGAAGCCCACGGCGCTATCGCAACGGACTGGCCCTGGTCCTCCCGGATAAAGGCCAGTTCGACCTTGCCCGCCATGCTGTAAGGCTGCGTTTGGCTGCTGAAACACTCCTGGCGAAAGCCAGGCAGTACAACTTCGGCCCCGAGCAAATCGAGGAACTCAGGGAGAAGGCCGGCAACGCGCGACGAGATGGCTCCGCCGCTATCAGCGCCGCATACAGCACGGTGACCATCCCGACGCGGTCGCGGGCGGGGGACACGCCATACGTGCTTGAGTCCGCAGACCTGCGCACGATGCTCGCGGCTGGCCGCGCCCTTCACGAACGCGTGGTGGAAGCCCTCAGTCAGCGTGTATTCAGCTCCATCACCCCTGCGAAGCTTGTTGCCCTGGCCGGCCTGGGGCCGGACCGGAAAGCCGTCACGTGTGGCGACCTAGTGGACTGGTTTTACAGCTACTACGACTTCACCAAGCTGTGGGGCAAGAAGGCCATCGCCTCCGCCATAGCGAAGGCTGTCTCGGAGTCCGAACTCGGCTACGTGGTTGGCGTAATCCGAGAGGATGCAGAGATCGCTCCTCGTGATGCACGCCAAGTTCGTTTCGGTGATCGGCTGCCGGCCGATGAAATCGACCTTTCGGACGACGCAGCCATCCTGTGGCGTGACTACGCGCAGAAATATGTCCAGGCGGCTGCGGAACCAACTGCTCAGCAACCCGAATCCAGAGCTGAGGCCCGACCTCAGCCCACCCCTTCAGCGCAGCCCGCCAAACCGCAAGGGGGTACGCAAGGCGGCGGTGGTCCGGCAACCGGAGTCCAGAGTGATGTAGTGCGAGTGGCCGACGTCAGAGCCACCATTGAACGATCTGGTGTCTTCAACCTCAACCGGGCCCTTTCCTGGCTGAGGGGCGAGGTAGGCCCCGTTCGCATTGAGATCAGCATTCACGCCGAGGGCGAGTTCGATCGAGGTTCCTTCCGTAACGGGTTCCTGGAGCCCCTCGAAGAAGCCACGGAGGATCTCGACATCAACACGCAGTAA